In the Sediminitomix flava genome, one interval contains:
- the nqrF gene encoding NADH:ubiquinone reductase (Na(+)-transporting) subunit F — translation MDLSVVVPAAIGAFTIVILLLVFMLLFAQSKLVQSGDVSIVVNGDESNPVVVAAGSTLLTTLSAQKIFLPSACGGGGTCAMCKCKVPEGGGDVLPTEVGHLSRKEQAEKVRLACQVKVKNDMQIEIPEEIFGIKKWECEVVSNYNVASFIKEFVVKLPEGEILDFQAGGYIQIDVPEITVDFKDMDITAHPRMGKKPDEFQDEWDKFGLWDLKMKNDEEIFRAYSMANHPAEGNIVMLNIRIATPPWDKAKNGWMDVNPGICSSYIFSRKPGDKVTISGPYGEFFIKDTDKEMIYVGGGAGMAPMRSHLFHLFHTLKSGRKVSFWYGGRSKRELFYTEDFRKIEEEFPNFKFYQVLSDPMEEDNWKAKDGLEGEGDGFLGFVHQALIDNYLGKHEDPEDIEFYFCGPPMMNAAVIKMCDDFGVPPENVLFDDFGG, via the coding sequence ATGGATTTATCAGTAGTAGTACCTGCAGCAATTGGTGCGTTTACTATCGTGATTTTGCTTTTGGTATTTATGTTGCTTTTCGCTCAGTCTAAATTAGTTCAGAGTGGTGACGTATCTATCGTAGTAAACGGTGACGAAAGTAACCCAGTTGTAGTAGCAGCAGGATCAACACTGCTCACTACACTTTCGGCTCAAAAAATCTTCTTACCATCAGCTTGTGGTGGTGGAGGTACTTGTGCCATGTGTAAGTGTAAAGTGCCAGAAGGTGGAGGTGATGTACTTCCAACAGAGGTAGGACACTTGAGCAGAAAAGAGCAAGCAGAGAAAGTACGTCTTGCATGTCAGGTGAAAGTAAAGAATGACATGCAAATTGAGATACCTGAAGAAATCTTTGGAATTAAGAAATGGGAATGCGAGGTAGTTTCTAACTACAACGTAGCCTCTTTCATTAAGGAGTTTGTTGTAAAGCTTCCTGAAGGAGAGATTCTTGACTTCCAAGCTGGTGGGTATATTCAAATTGACGTTCCTGAGATTACAGTTGACTTCAAAGACATGGACATCACGGCTCACCCACGTATGGGTAAAAAGCCAGATGAGTTCCAAGATGAGTGGGACAAATTCGGTCTTTGGGATCTTAAGATGAAGAACGACGAAGAAATCTTCCGTGCTTACTCTATGGCTAACCACCCTGCTGAGGGTAATATCGTGATGTTGAACATCCGTATTGCAACTCCACCATGGGATAAAGCTAAGAACGGTTGGATGGATGTAAATCCAGGTATTTGTTCTTCTTACATCTTCTCAAGAAAACCAGGAGACAAAGTAACTATTTCAGGTCCTTACGGTGAGTTCTTCATCAAAGATACTGACAAAGAAATGATCTACGTTGGTGGTGGTGCAGGTATGGCGCCAATGCGTTCGCACTTATTCCACTTATTCCACACGTTGAAATCAGGTAGAAAAGTATCTTTCTGGTACGGTGGTCGTTCTAAGAGAGAATTGTTCTACACTGAAGATTTCAGAAAAATTGAAGAGGAATTCCCTAACTTCAAGTTCTACCAAGTATTGTCTGATCCTATGGAAGAAGACAACTGGAAGGCAAAAGACGGTTTGGAAGGAGAAGGCGATGGTTTCTTAGGTTTCGTTCACCAAGCGTTGATCGATAACTACCTAGGTAAGCACGAAGATCCAGAAGATATCGAATTCTACTTCTGTGGTCCTCCAATGATGAACGCTGCTGTTATCAAAATGTGTGATGACTTTGGTGTTCCTCCTGAGAACGTATTGTTTGACGACTTCGGTGGTTGA
- a CDS encoding YiaA/YiaB family inner membrane protein has protein sequence MDTNNIYEGSNTKAFFNLAWISFGISFVGTMIGIYILEVSLPAKGFFLMSYLFSVSSCFTVAKVVRDKQEAERIIRKVEKAKTEKMINDYVSSEAN, from the coding sequence ATGGATACGAATAATATCTATGAAGGCTCAAATACAAAAGCCTTCTTTAATTTAGCTTGGATTTCATTTGGAATTTCTTTCGTGGGAACAATGATTGGGATATACATTTTAGAAGTATCTCTACCAGCTAAAGGCTTCTTTTTAATGTCTTATTTGTTTAGTGTTTCCTCATGCTTTACGGTAGCAAAAGTAGTGAGAGATAAACAAGAGGCAGAACGTATCATTCGAAAGGTGGAAAAAGCGAAGACTGAAAAAATGATAAATGATTATGTCTCTTCAGAGGCTAATTAA